The segment AACGGATGAGCGTAAAGAAAAATATGCTTTCTCTGATGCATACTCTTATGCAGGGGTGACAATTGTTACACATAAGGACAATGCAGATATTAATACATTAGATGATTTAAAAGGAAAAACAGTATCAGGTGTACTTGGCTCAAACAACGTGAAAAACTTAGAAAGCTTTGATAAAAACGGCGATATCACGATTCGTACATATGAAAACCGTGATGGCGCACAATTAGAAGCGATTAACAAGCGTGTAGATGGCTATGTCAATGCCAAGTCTTCTTTATTAGCAGAAATTCAAAAAAGTGATTTACCATTAAAATTTGTTGGCGAACCATTTATCTATGAGGATGTTGCCTTCCCATTCCGTAAAACAGCTGAAAATGAGGAATTAATTAAAGCGATCAATACAGAAATTCAAAAATTACGTGAAGACGGTACATTAACAAAAATATCTGAAAAATATTACGGTGGTGAAGATATCACTGTGAAAGTAGAATAATCACTATTTTGTACAGAAAGGCGTCAGATGGATATGAACTTAGATTTTTCTTATATGATTGAAGTTCTCCCTGCCATTTTAAAGTACATTCCAATCACATTACTTATGGCAATAATCGCAATGATTATTGCCGTAGCTATTGGTTTAGCTTTAGCACTGGTATATAAAACAAACTTCAAAATTTTAATTTACGCAGCCAATGTCTATATTTCCTTCTTCCGAGCAATTCCAATGCTTGTACAGCTATTTTTAATTTACTACGGTTTACCGCAACTGTTCCCTGTTTTTACAAAGCTAGATGCTGTCACTGCCGCTATTATCGGTTTAGGTTTTAAGCAAGCTGCCTTTTTAGCTGAAATTTTCCGTGCAGCCTTCGCTTCTGTTGAAAAAGGACAGCTAGAAGCATGTCTTGCAGGAGGTATGTCAAAGTTCCAAGCATATCGCCGTATTATTTTGCCACAAGCTTTACGCAATGCTCTGCCAGGTACAGGTAATACATTTATTAGCTTAATTAAAGAAACATCCCTTGCTTTTACACTTGGTGTAGTCGAAATTTTTGCAGAGGCAAAAATGCAAGCCTCTAACTCCTTCCGCTACTTTGAAGCCTATTTAACTGTAGCATTAGTATATTGGGCAATTATTGTTGTCTATACGTATGTGCAAAAGCTGATCGAGAAATATTTGGATCGCCCATATAAAACATAGAGGTGACGATTGATGTTAAAAGTAACAAATTTAGTCAAAAGTTTTGGTGCATTAGATGTCTTAAAAGGTATTAGCTTTGAAATTAAGCAAGGTGAAGTGTTGGCAATTATCGGTCCTTCTGGCTCTGGGAAATCGACACTGATCCGCTGCTTAAATTATTTAGAGCAGCCGCAACAAGGCATCATCGAAATTGATGATGCACGTTTAGATGCCGCAAAGCCAACAAAAAAGGATATTCAAAGCCTACGCTCTAAAACAGCAATGGTGTTCCAAAACTATAATTTATATAAAAATAAAACAGCATTAGAAAATGTTACAGAATCATTAATTGTTGTGAAAAAGACACCAAAAGCGGAAGCCGATAAAATTGGTATGCAGCTTTTAAGCGAAGTTGGCTTAGAAACGAAGCGTGATAATTACCCTGTCACGATGTCTGGTGGACAACAGCAGCGTGTGAGTATTGCCCGTGCACTCGCACAAAAGCCGCATGTGATTTTATTTGATGAGCCCACTTCTTCCCTTGACCCAGAGCTTGTGCAAGAAGTATTGTATGTTATTAAAAAATTAGCTGAACAAAAAATAACAATGATTATTGTGACACATGAGATGGATTTTGCACGAGAAGTTGCTGACCATATTATTTTTATGGCGGATGGCCATATTGTGGAACAAGGACCTGCCAAGGAATTTTTTGCAAATGCACAGCAGGAGCGCACGAAAAAGTTTATTCGACAAATTACTTCAGAAAGTGAAGGTGCCATTTGATGACCTCTATTTCTATAACAGACGACTTACAACAACAATTAATTGCTTATCGACGCGAATTGCATGAGTACCCTGAATTATCCATGCAAGAATTTGAAACAACAAAACGTATTACGAACTGGCTGCAGCAACATGGTATCACGATTTTAACGTATCCATTGAGCGTTGGTGTTATTGCAGAGGTCCGTGGCGAGCAGCAAGGGCCAACCATTGCGATTCGTGCTGATATTGATGCACTGCCAATCGAAGAACAAACAGATGTACCATTCCGCTCTAAAAACGCTGGTGTTATGCATGCTTGCGGACATGACTTCCATACTGCCTCCATTCTAGGAACAGCCATTTTATTACAACAACAGCGCCATTTATTAAAAGGTACTGTGCGCTTTATTTTCCAGCCATCTGAGGAAACTGCACAAGGCGCAGAATATGTCGCAAATGCAGGCGTCTTAGAAGGTGTGGAGGCTATTTTCAGCATGCATAATAAGCCCGATTTACCTGTTGGTACAATTGGTATTAAAGCAGGCCCCTTAATGGCAAGTGTTGACCGTTTTGAATTAGATATTATCGGAACAGGTGGACATGCAGGTATTCCCGAAAGCACAATAGACCCTATTGTGATTAGCAGTCAAATTGTTACTGCATTCCAATCCATTATTAGCCGTAATATCTCTTCTTTCGATAACTCCGTGTTATCTGTAACAAAATTACAAGCAGGTAATACATGGAATGTGATCCCAGAAAAAGCAGAGCTAGAGGGTACTGTACGCACATTCCAAGCCACGTCACGTGCTACTATTCCACAGCGTATGAAAGCATTAGCGGAAGGTATTGCTACAAGCTATGGCGCAACAGCTGATTTCAGATGGTTCCCTTATTTACCAACCGTCCTTAACGATGCACGCTTTACAGACGTACTGCAGGAGGCTGCTCATATAAGTGGTTATCAAGCGGTTGAAGCCGAAATGGTTCCTGCTGGTGAAGATTTTGCCTTTTATCAAGAGCGTATTCCTGGATATTTTGTATGGGTAGGTGTAGATGGGCCATTTGGCTGGCATCATCCTCAATATCGTTTAAATGAGGATGCAATAGCTGTTGCTGCTACTTATTTTGCTAATCTTGCAGTGAGTGTGTTGAAGCAATGGCAGTAAACCATATTACAAGGCGCTTTGTTCATCAACTATTTTTAAAGCCTCTAGACATCGCTGCCATTGAAGATGCCAAGCGTGGGCTTATTGACTTTGTCGCTGTCACCCATTGTGGCAAAGATGATCCAGGCGTACATAAATTATTACAGCTTGCTGATGCGGGGACAAGTAAGGTGATTGGTCACTCTATTTATACATCACCTGAGCAAGCTGCTTTAATTAATGGCTTTATGGCACATGCACTAGACTTTGATGATGTACACCATGAGCTACGAGGACATCCGAGTGCTGTATTACTCCCAACATTGTTTGCTTTATGTGATGAAAATACGACAGGTATACGCTTGATACAAGCCTATGCCATTGGTGTAGAGGCGATGGCAAAGCTTGCTCTTGCCCTATCCAATGTTCATTACGAAAAAGGCTGGCATAATACGTCAACGATTGGCATTGTCGGTGCAGCCATTGCAGGTGCATATTTAATTGGCTTAACAGTGGATGATACATGCCGTACAATTGGCTTTGCGACAACAATGGCGAGCGGGATGCGCGTTCATTTCGGTACAGAAACAAAGCCTTTACATGCAGGTATTGCTGCCAAACATGCTATCGAGGCGATTCGTTTTGCACAAGTAGGTATGCACGTAAATGATAATAGCTTAGAAGGCTATATTGGCTTTTTATCGTTATATGGTGAAAATACACCAAAAAAGGCAGAGGCATTATTGTTAGATGTAACATCTGCAACTTGGCGTATCTCCTCACCAGGGCTATGGTTTAAGCTATATCCTTGCTGCTCTGGCTCTTATTTTGGCATTGATGCCGCATTACAAATTGGCCCAATCACTGCTGAAAAAATCGAAGAAATTCATATTACCTTCTCTCATTATAGCGATGCCGCCCTTGTGATTCGTGAACCAAAAACATGTGAGGAAGGCCGCTTTAGCATCGAATATATTGTGTCATTAATTTTAGCCAATAGACCTTTGCATTTAGCTTCTTTTCTACCAGAACCAATTGATAGCACATTGCAACAGTATATGAAAAAAGTAAAGCGCTCCAACGACCTTGAAGCTGTGTCCAAATACACGCAAATAGATATTCGCTTAACAGATGGCACACAATTATCTGCCAGAGGCATTAATCCAAAGGGCTCCCCTTCTAATCCATTAACAACAGCGGAATTAGAGAGCAAGCTCGCTTCAGTTACGGAGCAAGCTGATACGATTATTGCCGCTATCCGTGCATTAAACGGCTCAAAGGTTTCTTCGTTATTACAACTGCTTTAATAATTTGATAGGCTACCTCTACAAGAAGTCCTCATAATAAAGGGCTTCTTGTTTTTTATTGCTTCTCTGATAAAAAATAATGAAGAAAATAGGAACGGATAAAACTATAAAGTGTACCTAGACACTAAAAATAGTTATCACCTTTATCATATCTTTTTTCAAGATAGCTCCCTCCTATTCCCTAACTATCAACAAGCTCAAACTATCCGCTTAATTTTCACAATATACAAAAACCACTACCTATCAACTAACAGGTAGTGGTTCATAAAGCTATAGTTCTTTATTATCTCGCTAATTGCGCAAATACGTTGTGGAAAGCCTTTACCGTTTTGGCAATATGCTCCTCTGTATGAGCTGTGGAAATAAATAAGCCTTCAAATTGTGATGGTGGTAGGAAGATACCTTCTTCCGCCATTAAACGGAAATATTCCGCAAACAACTGTAAATCAGATGTTTTCGCAGAGGCAAAGTCTACGACATCCTCATTTGTGAAGAAAAAGCCGATCATTGAGCCAGCACGATTAACCGTATGTGGGATATTATATTTCGTTGCCGCTTCACGGAAGCCAGTTTCGAGCTGATCGCCTAGCTTTGTAAAGTAATCATATGTGCTATGGTCTAAACGTGATAATGTTTCATAGCCTGCTGTCATCGCTAATGGATTTCCTGATAATGTGCCTGCTTGATAAATAGGACCTGCTGGAGCTACTTGCTCCATAATTTCTTTCTTCCCTGCAAATGCACCTACAGGAAGGCCGCCACCAATTACTTTACCTAAAGTCGTCATATCAGGTGTTACATTAAAGTAGCCTTGTGCACAGCCATAGTCTACGCGGAAGCCAGTCATAACCTCATCAAAAATTAACAATGCACCATGCTCAGTTGTAAGGGCACGTAAGCCTTCTAAAAAGCCTGGTTGTGGTGGTACAACACCCATATTTCCTGCAACTGGCTCAACAATGACTGCCGCTAGCTCTGCACCGAATTTTTCGAACACTACTTTTGCCCCTTCTAAATCATTATAGGCAACTGTTAATGTATTGCGAGCAATATCTGCTGGTACACCAGGGCTATCAGGTAAACCTAATGTTGCAACACCAGAGCCAGCTTTAATCAATAATGAATCACCATGACCGTGATAAGAGCCTTCGAATTTTAAGATTTTATCACGCCCTGTTACACCACGAGCGACACGTAACGCAGACATTGTCGCCTCTGTTCCTGAGGAAACAAAACGAATCATTTCCATCCCCGGCAGGCGGTCTAACACTAATTGTGCCAAACGATTTTCTGTATAGCTTGGTGCGCCAAAGGAAGAACCCTTTGCAGCTGTATCAGCAATGGCTTTCACTACCTCTGGATGTGTATGCCCTAAAATAAGCGGTCCCCAAGACAATACATAATCAATATATTCATTGCCATCAATATCTTTAATGATAGCACCATGACCTGATTCCATAAAAATCGGGTCCATATTGACTGATTTGAATGCACGCACCGGGCTACTCACACCACCTGGCATTAATTGTACAGCTTCTGCATATGCTTGTTTTGATTTTTCGTAAGAACGTGTCATTTACTTCTCCTCCAACCAGCGTGCAACATCTTTTGCATGATACGTAATGATTAAATCAGAGCCTGCACGTTTCATGCCTAATAATGTTTCAAGCACAACTTTTTTCTCTTCAATCCAACCATTTATAGCAGCCGCTTTAATCATTGCATATTCCCCTGAAACATTGTACGCAACAAGCGGTAATGGATAGTTATTTTTCATATCTCGAATAATATCTAAGTAGCTAAGGGCAGGCTTAACAATTAAGAAATCTGCGCCCTCTTCAATATCTGACTCTGCTTCACGGAATGCCTCTAAACGATTCGATGGGTCCATTTGATAGGATTTACGATCGCCAAATTGTGGCGCACCATCTGCAGCATCGCGGAATGGGCCATAATAGCTAGAAGCATATTTCACTGCATACGACATAATAGGAATATGTTCAAAGCCAGCCTCATCTAACCCTGCACGGATTGCAGCCACAAAGCCATCCATCATATTAGATGGTGCAATAATATCTGCACCAGCTTTTGCTTGAGATATGGCTGTACGTGCTAAAACATCCAATGAAGGGTCATTTAAAATTTGGTCGCCCTCAATTAAGCCACAATGCCCATGATCTGTAAATTCACATAAGCATGTATCTGCAATGACTAAAAGCTCAGGGTGACGTGCTTTAATGAGTCGAGTCGCTTCTTGTACAATGCCATGGTCATGGAACGCACCAGTTCCAACTGCATCTTTTTCAGCCGGTAAGCCAAATAAAATAACCGCAGGAATTCCTAATGCTACAACCTCATCAATTTCTGCTTCTAGCTTATCCAATGAAAATTGAAAAACGCCAGGCATTGAATGTACTTCATTTTTAATATCGTTGCCTTCGATTACAAAAATTGGATAAATCAAGTCCTCTTTATGTAAATATGTTTCCTTTACCATTGCTCGCATCGCAGCATTTGCACGTAAACGACGATGTCTTTGAAATTGAAGTTTTGTCATGTTTTGTCCCCTACTTTCATTATTTCTTCGATGACTGCTTCCATTGTATATACGCTTGGCATAATATCCACAGTTGCACCGTATTGTTGAAGAGCTGCCTCTGTAATATGACCGATTGCCGCAATACGTGTTGCACCCCAGCCAATTTGCGATGCTACATCCTTTGCGTACACATCTACCGCTGAAGGACTAGCAAAAATCACCGTTACATCTTGGTGATGCTGGAGGCAATTCATAATAACAGCTTGCTGGTCGTGTCGTTCAACTGTTTCATAAACAGTCCATTCCTGTATTGCAAAGGGTAAACCATCTTTCAATGTACGCTTTGCCTTTGCTCCACGAATAAACAGACAAGTTGGCTTACTACCTGCGACACTTGGAAATTCTTTAATG is part of the Lysinibacillus sp. FSL K6-0232 genome and harbors:
- a CDS encoding amidohydrolase; the protein is MTSISITDDLQQQLIAYRRELHEYPELSMQEFETTKRITNWLQQHGITILTYPLSVGVIAEVRGEQQGPTIAIRADIDALPIEEQTDVPFRSKNAGVMHACGHDFHTASILGTAILLQQQRHLLKGTVRFIFQPSEETAQGAEYVANAGVLEGVEAIFSMHNKPDLPVGTIGIKAGPLMASVDRFELDIIGTGGHAGIPESTIDPIVISSQIVTAFQSIISRNISSFDNSVLSVTKLQAGNTWNVIPEKAELEGTVRTFQATSRATIPQRMKALAEGIATSYGATADFRWFPYLPTVLNDARFTDVLQEAAHISGYQAVEAEMVPAGEDFAFYQERIPGYFVWVGVDGPFGWHHPQYRLNEDAIAVAATYFANLAVSVLKQWQ
- a CDS encoding amino acid ABC transporter substrate-binding protein, with translation MKKKILLTAFIAVFALVLAACGGSTNEQGSDKDSADDNKVLRVGSTGQSYPNGYKDGDKLVGFDVEVIEAIAANLGYSVEWVNSDFSGLMGQLEADKIDTIANAVAVTDERKEKYAFSDAYSYAGVTIVTHKDNADINTLDDLKGKTVSGVLGSNNVKNLESFDKNGDITIRTYENRDGAQLEAINKRVDGYVNAKSSLLAEIQKSDLPLKFVGEPFIYEDVAFPFRKTAENEELIKAINTEIQKLREDGTLTKISEKYYGGEDITVKVE
- a CDS encoding amino acid ABC transporter permease, which codes for MNLDFSYMIEVLPAILKYIPITLLMAIIAMIIAVAIGLALALVYKTNFKILIYAANVYISFFRAIPMLVQLFLIYYGLPQLFPVFTKLDAVTAAIIGLGFKQAAFLAEIFRAAFASVEKGQLEACLAGGMSKFQAYRRIILPQALRNALPGTGNTFISLIKETSLAFTLGVVEIFAEAKMQASNSFRYFEAYLTVALVYWAIIVVYTYVQKLIEKYLDRPYKT
- the hemL gene encoding glutamate-1-semialdehyde 2,1-aminomutase, coding for MTRSYEKSKQAYAEAVQLMPGGVSSPVRAFKSVNMDPIFMESGHGAIIKDIDGNEYIDYVLSWGPLILGHTHPEVVKAIADTAAKGSSFGAPSYTENRLAQLVLDRLPGMEMIRFVSSGTEATMSALRVARGVTGRDKILKFEGSYHGHGDSLLIKAGSGVATLGLPDSPGVPADIARNTLTVAYNDLEGAKVVFEKFGAELAAVIVEPVAGNMGVVPPQPGFLEGLRALTTEHGALLIFDEVMTGFRVDYGCAQGYFNVTPDMTTLGKVIGGGLPVGAFAGKKEIMEQVAPAGPIYQAGTLSGNPLAMTAGYETLSRLDHSTYDYFTKLGDQLETGFREAATKYNIPHTVNRAGSMIGFFFTNEDVVDFASAKTSDLQLFAEYFRLMAEEGIFLPPSQFEGLFISTAHTEEHIAKTVKAFHNVFAQLAR
- the hemB gene encoding porphobilinogen synthase — protein: MTKLQFQRHRRLRANAAMRAMVKETYLHKEDLIYPIFVIEGNDIKNEVHSMPGVFQFSLDKLEAEIDEVVALGIPAVILFGLPAEKDAVGTGAFHDHGIVQEATRLIKARHPELLVIADTCLCEFTDHGHCGLIEGDQILNDPSLDVLARTAISQAKAGADIIAPSNMMDGFVAAIRAGLDEAGFEHIPIMSYAVKYASSYYGPFRDAADGAPQFGDRKSYQMDPSNRLEAFREAESDIEEGADFLIVKPALSYLDIIRDMKNNYPLPLVAYNVSGEYAMIKAAAINGWIEEKKVVLETLLGMKRAGSDLIITYHAKDVARWLEEK
- a CDS encoding amino acid ABC transporter ATP-binding protein; this translates as MLKVTNLVKSFGALDVLKGISFEIKQGEVLAIIGPSGSGKSTLIRCLNYLEQPQQGIIEIDDARLDAAKPTKKDIQSLRSKTAMVFQNYNLYKNKTALENVTESLIVVKKTPKAEADKIGMQLLSEVGLETKRDNYPVTMSGGQQQRVSIARALAQKPHVILFDEPTSSLDPELVQEVLYVIKKLAEQKITMIIVTHEMDFAREVADHIIFMADGHIVEQGPAKEFFANAQQERTKKFIRQITSESEGAI
- a CDS encoding uroporphyrinogen-III synthase — translated: MPSNLPLKGKTILLTGTAKTTSIIDDITALGGHAVMAPLIETCERINSDDAEYIKLAQQLDWLIFTSQNAVDAFANKIQRHQLNIQAIQGKIAAIGTKTTAALEQLGFQVSFMPSVFSADIFIKEFPSVAGSKPTCLFIRGAKAKRTLKDGLPFAIQEWTVYETVERHDQQAVIMNCLQHHQDVTVIFASPSAVDVYAKDVASQIGWGATRIAAIGHITEAALQQYGATVDIMPSVYTMEAVIEEIMKVGDKT
- a CDS encoding MmgE/PrpD family protein; its protein translation is MAVNHITRRFVHQLFLKPLDIAAIEDAKRGLIDFVAVTHCGKDDPGVHKLLQLADAGTSKVIGHSIYTSPEQAALINGFMAHALDFDDVHHELRGHPSAVLLPTLFALCDENTTGIRLIQAYAIGVEAMAKLALALSNVHYEKGWHNTSTIGIVGAAIAGAYLIGLTVDDTCRTIGFATTMASGMRVHFGTETKPLHAGIAAKHAIEAIRFAQVGMHVNDNSLEGYIGFLSLYGENTPKKAEALLLDVTSATWRISSPGLWFKLYPCCSGSYFGIDAALQIGPITAEKIEEIHITFSHYSDAALVIREPKTCEEGRFSIEYIVSLILANRPLHLASFLPEPIDSTLQQYMKKVKRSNDLEAVSKYTQIDIRLTDGTQLSARGINPKGSPSNPLTTAELESKLASVTEQADTIIAAIRALNGSKVSSLLQLL